The proteins below are encoded in one region of Methanofollis aquaemaris:
- a CDS encoding hydrogenase iron-sulfur subunit codes for MAEGEWQPKIIAIICNWCSYAGADLAGSARTQYPPDIRAIRVMCTGRVDPLFIMKAFADGADGVLVSGCHFGDCHYIAGNFKCAKRMFLLKSVLKDLGIDDHRLRMTFVSASEGAKWAMVMEDVVKTVKELGPSPINQLKQ; via the coding sequence ATGGCAGAAGGAGAATGGCAGCCCAAGATCATTGCAATCATCTGCAACTGGTGTTCCTACGCCGGTGCCGACCTCGCGGGCAGTGCCCGTACTCAGTATCCGCCTGACATCCGTGCCATCCGTGTGATGTGCACCGGCCGTGTCGACCCGCTCTTCATCATGAAGGCCTTTGCCGACGGGGCTGACGGTGTCCTCGTTTCCGGGTGCCACTTTGGTGACTGCCACTACATCGCAGGCAACTTCAAGTGCGCCAAGAGGATGTTCCTCCTCAAGAGTGTCCTCAAAGACCTCGGCATCGACGATCACCGCCTCAGAATGACCTTCGTCTCCGCATCAGAAGGTGCGAAGTGGGCGATGGTCATGGAAGACGTGGTCAAGACGGTCAAGGAACTTGGACCCAGCCCGATCAACCAGCTGAAGCAGTAA
- a CDS encoding molybdopterin dinucleotide binding domain-containing protein — protein MPEIELNLISGRTIHQGVSMEAGKEKPAYTKACGIIEMDDADFKRLGAWRNTNVRVTSEYGSVVVKAVQTTQGPHPGLAFIPMGPWANMVISPNTYSTGMPTFKGVPVKVDVAGDEPVYDSLDLVRKACRGEI, from the coding sequence GTGCCAGAAATCGAATTAAACCTCATATCCGGGCGGACAATTCATCAAGGAGTTTCCATGGAGGCGGGCAAGGAAAAGCCCGCCTATACCAAAGCTTGCGGCATCATCGAGATGGATGATGCCGACTTCAAGCGTCTGGGCGCATGGAGAAACACCAACGTCCGTGTCACCAGCGAATACGGCAGCGTCGTCGTCAAAGCAGTCCAGACCACCCAGGGTCCCCACCCTGGTCTCGCCTTTATCCCGATGGGGCCGTGGGCAAACATGGTCATCAGCCCGAACACCTACTCCACCGGGATGCCGACCTTTAAGGGCGTACCGGTCAAGGTCGATGTCGCCGGGGACGAGCCGGTGTACGATTCGCTCGACCTCGTCCGCAAAGCCTGCAGGGGTGAGATCTAA